A single genomic interval of Rhodospirillales bacterium harbors:
- a CDS encoding ERF family protein has protein sequence MMHPALTDPAAGHANLIAALAAAQMQMGRALKSATNPHFKTRYADLAEVMDACMGALNANGIAVMQPVTEREGQRFVTTILAHESGDRAECAIPLIVQKNDMQGLGGAITYARRYGLMCMAGIAPEDDDGNTAAAAAPPPRQTPGPHPAIAALDAAPTLDALAAVWTGLTPEARKAPGVAEAKDARKAALARPPVGTVLPDDEIPYKECSP, from the coding sequence GTGATGCACCCCGCTCTCACCGACCCCGCAGCCGGGCACGCCAACCTGATCGCCGCCCTTGCTGCTGCGCAGATGCAGATGGGCAGGGCGCTCAAGTCGGCGACGAACCCGCACTTCAAGACGAGGTATGCCGATCTGGCCGAGGTCATGGACGCCTGCATGGGCGCGCTGAACGCCAACGGCATCGCGGTCATGCAGCCTGTTACCGAGCGCGAGGGGCAGCGGTTCGTCACCACGATTCTCGCGCATGAAAGCGGCGACCGGGCCGAGTGCGCGATTCCGCTGATCGTGCAGAAAAACGACATGCAGGGGCTTGGCGGCGCGATCACCTACGCGCGCCGCTACGGGCTGATGTGCATGGCCGGGATCGCCCCGGAGGATGACGACGGCAACACCGCCGCAGCCGCCGCGCCGCCCCCGCGCCAGACGCCCGGCCCGCACCCCGCCATTGCTGCGCTGGACGCCGCCCCGACGCTGGACGCGCTGGCAGCTGTCTGGACAGGGCTCACCCCCGAGGCCCGCAAGGCGCCGGGGGTGGCCGAAGCCAAGGACGCCCGCAAGGCCGCTCTTGCCAGACCGCCGGTCGGCACGGTGCTGCCCGATGATGAGATCCCGTACAAGGAGTGTTCGCCATGA
- a CDS encoding helix-turn-helix domain-containing protein — MERDALTMLVARNIEAIMTRKGTNAAEVARHLGTNPTLVYDILSGKSRNPRLDTLHKIAVKGLGVPVSALLYEPTDQELDQELVQAFASLPPADRTRLLAMIRAYVQQLGPA, encoded by the coding sequence ATGGAACGGGACGCCCTCACAATGCTCGTTGCGCGCAATATCGAGGCGATCATGACCCGGAAGGGCACGAATGCCGCTGAGGTTGCGCGCCATCTGGGCACGAACCCGACGCTTGTCTATGACATCCTGTCCGGGAAAAGTCGCAACCCGCGCCTCGACACGCTGCACAAGATCGCGGTCAAGGGCCTTGGCGTGCCCGTCAGTGCGCTACTGTATGAGCCGACGGATCAAGAGCTAGACCAAGAGCTGGTGCAGGCATTTGCGAGCCTGCCGCCGGCTGATCGGACGCGGCTTCTGGCCATGATCCGGGCGTACGTCCAGCAGCTAGGGCCTGCCTGA